The uncultured Campylobacter sp. genome includes a region encoding these proteins:
- a CDS encoding TonB-dependent receptor codes for MQKDMYFKKAKFIALSICASVSILCGVEGLLLSSDANSTNLGEIVVSASGFRQDIRQAPASISTLDNKEISSGRFTSLHDIANKMPGVSVIAGDDGPASGISIRGMESSQTLVLIDGKRVSSAAANPKGGAGDMNSNFIPPAGAIERIEVIRGPMSSLYGSDAVGGVINIITKKNFSKFSGSAAISTTIQDHEGIGNGKMGEAYVNIPFGQYAALQLWGYKKLRDEDGYKGGYQKSDKSDSNAKLWLTPDENNKFYFQTGRQNHDYSRTLGKTAVYPNARGLNHYKYKRENHGVGYLGEFESLSADISYFWDKTRRTSIFDSLSPAIVKNRNFNSKFTTYLGINTLTFGYDFSKQDVQTTFIVSNANRQNLRSPQRFSMNEHAGFLEDEIEILENTLFLTLGGRLTHNEYFGNHFSPRAYATFNIGDTWTIKGGVATGYKTPNVNQISPEVGTIQGGWRIIDFGNKDLKPEKSTTYEIGLYYDNADNLRGNITLFKNDFKDKILDTDGSNINRIPAYGGCAGAPSVNCPGWGTYFNIEGAEVYGVELSGDYDITKRLNFKANYTYSHSEIETGDPTIYTPNGAVKFSQTNLSRLDGKSLTATPKHAAHATLSYRPIAPLSTFIGLNYESELTSIQFGPGNRVSKNDKKLFTTDLGAQYDLNDNLSLNLTAYNVFDNIRYDEGLADDGNYYWYPEEGRRFWFKVNAKW; via the coding sequence ATGCAAAAAGATATGTATTTTAAAAAGGCGAAATTTATCGCATTATCGATATGCGCGAGCGTTTCGATTTTATGCGGCGTCGAAGGCTTACTCCTAAGCAGTGACGCGAATAGCACGAATCTTGGCGAAATCGTAGTAAGCGCGAGCGGCTTTCGCCAAGATATCAGGCAGGCGCCGGCCTCCATCTCCACCTTGGATAATAAAGAGATATCAAGCGGCAGATTCACTTCGCTACACGATATTGCGAATAAAATGCCGGGTGTCAGCGTTATTGCAGGCGATGACGGCCCGGCAAGCGGGATATCCATCAGAGGAATGGAAAGCTCCCAAACCCTTGTGCTTATCGACGGCAAACGTGTAAGTTCCGCGGCGGCGAACCCAAAAGGCGGAGCGGGCGATATGAACTCGAATTTTATCCCGCCCGCAGGAGCGATAGAGCGTATCGAGGTGATTAGAGGGCCGATGAGCTCGCTTTACGGGAGCGATGCAGTAGGCGGCGTGATAAATATCATTACAAAAAAGAATTTTTCTAAATTTAGCGGAAGTGCTGCTATATCTACAACTATCCAAGATCACGAGGGTATCGGAAACGGCAAGATGGGCGAAGCCTACGTCAATATTCCCTTCGGGCAGTATGCGGCACTTCAGCTGTGGGGATATAAAAAGCTGCGCGACGAGGATGGCTATAAGGGAGGCTATCAGAAGAGTGATAAATCGGATTCTAACGCCAAACTTTGGCTAACGCCCGATGAAAATAATAAATTTTACTTTCAAACCGGAAGACAAAATCATGATTATTCAAGGACTCTTGGTAAAACCGCCGTTTATCCCAACGCGCGTGGATTAAATCACTATAAATATAAAAGAGAAAATCACGGCGTCGGATATTTGGGTGAGTTTGAGAGCTTAAGTGCTGATATAAGTTATTTTTGGGATAAGACTCGCCGTACGAGCATTTTTGATAGCCTTTCTCCCGCAATCGTAAAAAATAGAAATTTTAATTCCAAATTTACGACTTATCTCGGTATAAATACGCTTACCTTCGGTTACGATTTTAGCAAACAGGATGTGCAAACGACTTTCATCGTTTCGAACGCGAATAGGCAAAATTTACGCTCTCCGCAGCGATTTTCTATGAACGAGCATGCGGGATTTTTAGAGGATGAGATCGAAATTTTGGAAAATACGCTATTTTTAACGCTCGGCGGCAGGCTCACGCACAACGAATACTTCGGCAACCACTTTTCTCCTAGAGCCTACGCGACGTTTAATATAGGCGACACTTGGACGATCAAAGGCGGCGTCGCAACCGGTTATAAAACTCCCAACGTCAATCAAATTTCGCCTGAAGTAGGCACGATTCAGGGCGGCTGGAGGATTATAGATTTCGGTAACAAGGATTTAAAGCCCGAGAAAAGCACGACCTACGAGATCGGGCTTTATTACGACAATGCAGACAATCTGCGCGGCAATATCACGCTATTTAAAAACGACTTCAAAGATAAAATTTTAGATACCGATGGCAGCAATATCAATAGGATTCCCGCCTACGGAGGCTGCGCCGGCGCGCCGAGCGTTAATTGCCCGGGTTGGGGAACGTATTTTAATATAGAAGGAGCCGAGGTTTATGGCGTTGAGCTGAGTGGCGATTACGATATTACTAAGAGGTTAAATTTCAAGGCAAACTACACCTATAGCCACTCCGAGATCGAAACCGGGGATCCTACGATCTATACGCCAAACGGCGCCGTTAAATTTAGCCAAACCAATCTTAGTAGGCTAGATGGCAAATCCCTGACCGCTACTCCGAAGCATGCCGCACATGCGACGCTTAGCTATAGGCCGATCGCTCCGCTTTCTACCTTTATCGGCCTTAATTACGAAAGCGAGCTTACAAGCATACAATTCGGTCCGGGCAATAGAGTCAGCAAAAACGACAAAAAGCTTTTTACTACGGATTTGGGCGCACAATACGATTTAAACGATAATCTGAGCCTAAATTTAACCGCCTACAATGTCTTTGATAACATCCGATACGACGAGGGTCTTGCGGACGACGGCAATTACTATTGGTATCCCGAGGAGGGCAGAAGGTTTTGGTTTAAGGTAAACGCTAAATGGTAA
- a CDS encoding cytidylate kinase-like family protein — MIISIARQTGAGGRETARKLAERLGYTYLAKADLLRKADELGCFEQMYEFYNEMPVNTLLQAISHNELANEQKRDRIVAIYEKIVSGGNVIVLGRCAGFFLRGHPDLLTVFLRASDEFKLARLEKEGHTDAREYMENSDAGRMSFHQYYTNQVWGASANYNICIDTSYCGIDNAVNIIEYLVKHHIEK; from the coding sequence ATGATAATCTCGATCGCTAGACAAACGGGCGCAGGCGGACGCGAAACCGCGCGCAAACTAGCCGAACGCTTAGGCTACACCTATCTAGCCAAGGCGGATCTGCTCCGCAAAGCAGACGAGCTTGGCTGCTTCGAGCAGATGTATGAGTTCTACAACGAAATGCCCGTAAATACGCTACTTCAGGCAATATCGCACAACGAGCTAGCCAATGAGCAAAAACGTGATCGCATCGTAGCAATCTACGAAAAGATCGTCTCGGGCGGCAACGTTATAGTGCTTGGACGCTGCGCGGGGTTTTTCTTGCGCGGACATCCGGATCTGCTGACGGTATTTTTACGCGCGAGCGATGAGTTTAAGCTTGCCAGATTAGAAAAAGAGGGTCATACCGACGCGCGAGAGTATATGGAAAACAGCGACGCAGGCAGGATGAGCTTTCATCAATACTACACCAACCAAGTCTGGGGCGCGTCCGCAAACTACAATATCTGCATCGACACGTCGTATTGCGGCATCGATAATGCGGTAAATATCATCGAGTATCTGGTCAAACATCACATTGAAAAGTGA
- a CDS encoding LrgB family protein has protein sequence MREILMNSAFFGVFLCLGSFELGLYLKKRFKLTIFNPLLIGIVLTVCVLLLFKIPYEKFNASASHISFFLTPITVCLAVPLYEQLALLRSNFLAIFAGLISGMIAGLGSIYAMSVIFGLNHTMYVTLLPKSVTAPIGMGISESLGGIVTLTVACIIATGIIGSVFGEALLKIFGIKKAMAKGIALGCASHAMGTARALEIGDVEGAMASLAMAVTGLLTVIGAGIFAHFI, from the coding sequence ATGAGAGAAATTTTAATGAACTCCGCTTTTTTCGGCGTGTTTTTGTGCCTAGGCTCGTTTGAGCTGGGGCTTTATCTAAAAAAGCGCTTTAAGTTAACGATTTTCAATCCGCTTCTAATCGGTATCGTGCTTACCGTCTGCGTGCTTTTACTCTTTAAAATTCCATACGAGAAATTTAACGCTAGCGCCTCGCACATTAGCTTTTTCTTAACGCCGATTACCGTCTGTCTAGCTGTGCCGCTATACGAGCAGCTAGCGCTTTTGCGAAGTAATTTTTTAGCTATTTTTGCAGGACTGATTTCGGGTATGATCGCAGGGCTAGGCAGCATCTACGCGATGTCGGTGATATTTGGGCTAAATCACACAATGTATGTCACGCTACTACCGAAATCCGTCACGGCGCCAATCGGTATGGGTATCAGCGAAAGCTTAGGCGGCATCGTGACACTAACGGTGGCCTGCATCATCGCTACGGGCATCATCGGTAGCGTATTTGGCGAGGCACTACTTAAAATTTTTGGCATCAAAAAGGCGATGGCAAAAGGTATCGCCCTAGGCTGCGCGAGCCACGCGATGGGAACGGCGCGCGCTCTTGAGATCGGTGACGTAGAGGGCGCAATGGCGTCTTTAGCGATGGCAGTTACGGGACTTCTTACCGTCATCGGTGCCGGTATTTTTGCACATTTCATCTAA
- a CDS encoding CidA/LrgA family protein has translation MNYLIQFSVILGISFVAEILAALVPVPIPASIYGLVIMLLALIFKLIKVSQIRETVSFFMQIMPVIFIPAGAAIIIAGDALRQHLFAIIAITAVSTVVVIGASGAVTQIFYKIALARVKRRLYAAAHEQDGVNTKGVDAKLEREILSGDDKK, from the coding sequence TTGAACTACTTAATCCAATTTAGTGTGATTTTAGGAATATCTTTTGTTGCGGAGATTTTGGCGGCGCTCGTGCCTGTGCCGATCCCCGCTAGCATCTACGGGCTAGTCATTATGCTTTTAGCCCTGATCTTCAAACTCATCAAAGTATCGCAGATCAGAGAAACCGTGTCGTTTTTTATGCAGATTATGCCGGTGATCTTCATCCCGGCGGGCGCTGCGATCATCATCGCAGGCGATGCGCTACGCCAGCATCTTTTCGCAATCATCGCGATTACAGCAGTCTCTACGGTAGTAGTCATCGGTGCAAGCGGCGCGGTAACGCAGATCTTTTATAAAATCGCCCTCGCCCGCGTTAAGCGTAGACTCTACGCAGCCGCGCACGAACAAGACGGCGTGAATACAAAGGGCGTGGATGCGAAACTGGAGCGCGAAATTTTATCCGGAGACGACAAAAAATGA
- a CDS encoding alpha/beta hydrolase-fold protein, with protein sequence MVSLKSFLAVFDALFLVCLFACDLGAKPPQKIERVSGAALEMFNVSDFILKSKSGEKYKIFIARQKNVARYDRVVFMVDANAQVAMFLNSYAQIYAGLNSAKENAETGPKLNKTVLIVGIGYDSPLAYDTKRRTRDLTPAASGEEYANGGGAGEFYDFVKDELFPLVEKKYSTAKSDKIYFGHSFGGLFGIYALLRDDGIFDEFFIASPSLWWDESQLIRDALDEGKLRSNLKAKFIMLVAGSSEMRKGKTDKAGILKVADLAEILKTKGLSCEFRLYEGASHGEVIPLALRDLALFTQR encoded by the coding sequence ATGGTAAGCCTAAAGAGCTTTCTCGCGGTATTTGACGCGCTCTTTTTAGTGTGCTTATTCGCTTGCGATCTGGGGGCAAAACCGCCGCAAAAGATTGAGCGGGTAAGTGGGGCTGCGCTCGAAATGTTTAACGTGAGCGATTTTATTCTAAAAAGCAAGAGTGGCGAAAAATATAAAATTTTTATAGCTCGCCAAAAAAATGTCGCTCGCTACGATAGGGTAGTTTTTATGGTTGATGCGAACGCGCAAGTTGCTATGTTTTTAAACTCGTATGCGCAAATTTACGCAGGTTTAAATAGCGCGAAAGAAAATGCCGAAACCGGGCCTAAATTAAATAAAACCGTCCTTATAGTAGGCATCGGATACGACAGCCCGCTAGCGTATGATACTAAGCGTCGCACGAGAGATTTAACGCCCGCGGCGAGCGGCGAAGAATATGCAAACGGCGGCGGCGCGGGAGAATTTTACGATTTCGTAAAAGATGAATTATTTCCGCTCGTGGAGAAAAAATACTCTACGGCAAAAAGCGATAAAATTTACTTCGGACATTCGTTCGGCGGGCTATTCGGGATTTATGCTTTGCTGCGCGACGATGGGATTTTCGACGAGTTTTTTATCGCCTCGCCTTCGTTATGGTGGGATGAATCACAACTGATCAGAGATGCCCTAGACGAGGGAAAGCTTAGATCAAATTTAAAAGCGAAATTTATAATGCTCGTTGCCGGCTCGAGTGAAATGCGTAAAGGGAAAACCGATAAAGCGGGAATTTTAAAAGTAGCCGATCTAGCTGAAATTTTAAAAACAAAGGGGCTTTCTTGCGAGTTTAGGCTCTACGAAGGCGCTTCGCACGGCGAAGTAATCCCATTGGCTTTGCGAGATTTAGCGCTATTTACGCAAAGATAA